A single genomic interval of Flavihumibacter rivuli harbors:
- a CDS encoding SO2930 family diheme c-type cytochrome: MRKLLTVSALVLVILAGVSFTRKPVQSFEKKEKLSDYGFFLGPLADLTPREDVIPYHLVTPLFSNYAEKSRFIVVPRGEKAEYNGEGVFNLPTGTVLIKNFYYPNDFRDPAKGRRIIETRILVHETDGWKAYPYIWNDEQTDAFYDVTGDTKSINYIDHRGKKVQTSYVIPNKNQCKGCHSTGEVLLPIGIAARHLNTNFPYKQGPQNQLSHWMEKDILDKLPSGMIPRNSKWDDEKDGSLDDRARAYLDINCGHCHNPKGAANTSGLYLDIHTIQPNLYGVMKTPVAAGRGSGNFQFDIVPGKPDQSILYYRMNTNDPGIAMPEIGREQIHQEGLALIREWIKKMNP; encoded by the coding sequence ATGAGAAAGTTATTGACAGTCTCCGCTTTGGTCCTGGTTATTCTTGCAGGTGTTTCCTTTACCCGGAAGCCAGTGCAAAGTTTTGAGAAAAAGGAAAAGCTTTCCGATTATGGTTTCTTTCTCGGTCCATTGGCTGATTTAACGCCTCGTGAAGATGTGATACCCTACCATTTAGTTACCCCCCTGTTCAGTAATTATGCAGAAAAAAGCAGGTTCATTGTGGTTCCCAGGGGTGAAAAAGCCGAATACAATGGGGAAGGTGTTTTCAACCTTCCAACAGGCACTGTACTGATCAAGAACTTCTATTATCCAAATGACTTCAGGGATCCGGCAAAAGGAAGGAGGATCATAGAAACAAGGATACTTGTGCATGAAACTGATGGATGGAAAGCATACCCCTATATATGGAACGATGAACAAACCGATGCCTTTTATGATGTAACCGGCGATACCAAATCCATCAACTACATTGACCATAGGGGTAAAAAGGTCCAGACAAGTTATGTGATCCCCAATAAGAATCAATGCAAAGGTTGCCATTCAACCGGGGAAGTTTTATTACCCATTGGTATTGCGGCCAGGCACCTCAACACTAATTTCCCCTATAAGCAAGGCCCGCAAAACCAATTAAGCCATTGGATGGAGAAAGACATCCTGGATAAGCTACCTTCGGGCATGATACCGCGCAATAGCAAGTGGGATGACGAAAAAGATGGCAGCCTGGATGACAGGGCAAGGGCCTATCTGGACATCAACTGCGGACATTGCCATAACCCTAAAGGTGCTGCCAACACATCCGGTTTATACCTGGATATCCATACTATCCAGCCCAACCTCTACGGTGTCATGAAAACCCCTGTTGCAGCGGGAAGGGGTTCAGGCAACTTCCAATTCGATATAGTTCCCGGCAAGCCTGACCAATCCATTCTCTATTACAGGATGAATACCAACGACCCAGGTATCGCGATGCCTGAAATAGGCAGGGAACAGATCCACCAGGAAGGTCTCGCCCTTATCAGGGAATGGATCAAAAAAATGAATCCCTGA
- the rfbD gene encoding dTDP-4-dehydrorhamnose reductase, with protein sequence MKKILVTGANGQLGSELQQVAPLFPEFLFLFTDKEELSIDSEEAVKDFFQQHRPDYCINCAAYTAVDRAESDRFLAGIINADAPAYLAKACKESGAAIVHISTDYVFDGTARSPIREDTKPAPISVYGATKLNGEKAVLENCEESIIIRTAWVYSAYGHNFVKTMLRLMNEREEISVVNDQIGSPTYAADLARCIMEIIRQWDKQDDRSVLSGVYHYSNEGEISWYEFAVAIAAMTGSHCRVNPIPTSAYPTPAKRPGYSVFDKSKIKAVFGIEIPYWKDSLQACLLQLQRYLA encoded by the coding sequence ATGAAGAAGATCTTGGTAACCGGTGCCAATGGACAATTGGGGAGCGAACTGCAACAGGTCGCACCCTTGTTTCCGGAATTCCTGTTCCTGTTTACAGATAAGGAGGAGTTGTCAATAGATAGTGAAGAAGCTGTAAAGGATTTCTTCCAGCAACACCGCCCAGATTATTGTATCAACTGTGCTGCCTACACCGCCGTTGATAGGGCAGAGTCAGATAGATTCCTTGCTGGTATCATTAATGCCGACGCCCCGGCTTACCTGGCAAAGGCCTGTAAGGAATCGGGTGCTGCCATCGTCCATATTTCCACAGATTATGTATTTGATGGCACAGCAAGGTCGCCGATCAGGGAAGACACAAAACCGGCTCCCATCAGTGTATATGGAGCAACCAAACTCAATGGGGAGAAGGCTGTCCTGGAAAACTGCGAGGAATCGATCATCATCAGGACTGCATGGGTGTATTCCGCTTATGGCCACAATTTTGTTAAGACCATGCTGAGGCTAATGAATGAGCGGGAGGAAATATCCGTTGTTAATGATCAAATAGGTTCACCTACCTATGCAGCCGACCTTGCCAGGTGTATCATGGAAATCATCAGGCAATGGGATAAGCAAGATGACCGATCAGTGCTTTCCGGGGTCTACCACTATTCCAATGAAGGGGAGATCTCCTGGTATGAATTTGCTGTTGCAATTGCCGCAATGACTGGCAGCCATTGCAGGGTCAACCCCATTCCAACAAGCGCATACCCAACCCCTGCAAAAAGGCCGGGGTATAGTGTTTTTGATAAATCAAAGATCAAGGCCGTTTTTGGTATTGAAATACCCTATTGGAAGGATAGCCTCCAGGCCTGTTTGCTTCAATTACAGCGATACCTTGCGTAA
- a CDS encoding nucleotide sugar dehydrogenase, with translation MGVYQDLVTGASRLAVIGLGYVGLPLLEEFAKHINVVGFDIDGRKVKEAESYLANRFRHIENESVKEIMLTSELSGVKGVSFYVITVPTPVDKYKVPDIGHLLDASSKVGGLLKKGDYVVYESTTYPGCTEDECIPVLEANSGLKAGVDFKVGYSPERINPGDQLHGIRNVVKVVAGLDQQSLDEISEVYSLIVEAGIFKAASIKVAEASKIVENTQRDINIALMNELSGIFDLIGINTYDVLEAAATKWNFLPFKPGLVGGHCISVDPYYLNYKASSLGYHAKLIAASRLVNDEMALQLARKIIRYILPLSADPKVLVKGVTFKENVGDIRNSKIIDTVKELQSYNIRVDLEDPYADRWKVRQEYGMDLVETPAKGYDAVVITVPHHPYIDLDDAYFAAISSEHAVIVDLKGIYRKRIHSRTYWSL, from the coding sequence ATGGGAGTATACCAGGACCTTGTCACGGGTGCATCCAGACTAGCTGTGATCGGACTGGGATATGTCGGACTTCCACTGCTCGAGGAGTTTGCTAAACATATAAATGTTGTTGGCTTTGATATTGATGGTAGAAAGGTTAAGGAAGCAGAATCCTACCTGGCCAACCGTTTCCGGCATATTGAAAATGAATCGGTAAAGGAGATCATGCTTACCAGCGAATTGTCTGGAGTAAAAGGGGTTTCCTTTTATGTCATTACGGTGCCAACTCCTGTTGATAAGTATAAGGTTCCTGATATCGGGCATTTATTGGATGCTTCCAGTAAGGTCGGCGGATTGCTGAAGAAAGGAGATTATGTGGTATACGAATCCACCACTTATCCTGGTTGTACTGAAGATGAATGCATTCCTGTATTGGAGGCGAACTCAGGGTTAAAGGCCGGTGTGGATTTTAAAGTTGGTTATTCACCGGAAAGAATCAACCCCGGCGATCAGCTACATGGAATCAGGAATGTCGTAAAGGTGGTAGCCGGCTTGGATCAGCAGTCGCTTGACGAAATATCAGAAGTTTACAGCCTCATCGTTGAAGCTGGCATTTTTAAAGCAGCTTCGATAAAAGTAGCTGAAGCCAGTAAGATTGTAGAGAACACCCAGCGTGATATCAATATTGCCCTGATGAATGAACTCTCAGGTATTTTCGACCTGATTGGGATTAACACCTATGATGTATTGGAAGCCGCGGCAACCAAATGGAATTTCCTTCCTTTTAAGCCTGGCCTGGTGGGTGGCCATTGCATCAGCGTTGATCCTTATTACCTGAACTATAAAGCTTCATCACTGGGCTACCACGCCAAATTGATCGCAGCCAGCAGGCTGGTTAATGATGAAATGGCTTTGCAATTGGCCCGTAAGATCATCAGGTATATCCTGCCATTGTCTGCTGACCCAAAAGTCCTGGTAAAAGGCGTGACCTTTAAGGAGAATGTCGGGGATATCAGGAATTCCAAAATAATTGACACCGTTAAGGAACTGCAGTCGTATAATATCAGGGTAGACCTGGAAGATCCATATGCAGATAGGTGGAAGGTTAGGCAGGAATATGGGATGGATTTGGTGGAAACCCCCGCCAAAGGGTATGATGCTGTAGTTATAACCGTTCCCCATCACCCCTATATTGACCTGGATGATGCGTATTTTGCAGCTATATCCAGCGAGCACGCCGTAATTGTAGACCTTAAGGGGATATACCGGAAAAGAATACATTCACGCACGTATTGGAGTTTATGA
- the tyrS gene encoding tyrosine--tRNA ligase, whose product MNLIEELRWRGMLQDIMPGTEEQLNKEMTSAYIGFDPTADSLHIGSLVPILLLVHLQRAGHKPFALVGGATGMVGDPSFKSEERKMLDEATLQANLRGIRGQLEKYLDFDPAKPNAAGIVNNYDWFKDISFLDFIRDVGKHITVNYMMAKDSVRKRIEGDSGISFTEFTYQLIQGYDFYWLYQNKNCKLQMGGSDQWGNITTGTELIRRMAGGDAFAFTCPLLTKADGGKFGKTERGNVWLDPKRTSPYQFYQFWLNASDEDAKKWIRIFTFLGKDEIAQLVADHEAAPHQRTLQKKLAEEITTFVHGREEYDFAIKASEILFGNATTEVLQSLNEDQLLQVMEGVPAHDFPHEKLQSGIDIVSFLAESGIFPSKGEARKTVQSGGVAINKSKVEGIETMVTAEQLLNNKYLLIQKGKKNYFLVKTV is encoded by the coding sequence ATGAATTTGATCGAAGAATTAAGATGGCGGGGCATGTTGCAGGATATTATGCCCGGAACAGAGGAACAATTAAACAAGGAAATGACTTCGGCCTATATTGGTTTTGATCCTACGGCCGACAGCCTCCATATCGGGTCCCTCGTACCCATTTTGTTGCTGGTTCACCTTCAGCGGGCCGGCCACAAGCCATTTGCCCTGGTTGGAGGGGCAACCGGAATGGTAGGCGACCCCTCTTTCAAATCAGAAGAACGCAAAATGCTGGACGAGGCCACCCTACAAGCCAACCTGAGGGGGATCCGTGGCCAGTTGGAAAAATACCTGGATTTTGACCCGGCAAAGCCAAATGCTGCTGGGATCGTTAATAACTACGATTGGTTCAAGGACATCAGCTTCCTGGACTTTATCCGTGATGTCGGCAAACACATTACGGTAAATTATATGATGGCCAAGGATAGTGTAAGAAAAAGGATCGAGGGAGATAGCGGGATCAGCTTTACCGAGTTCACCTACCAACTGATCCAGGGGTACGACTTCTACTGGCTTTACCAGAACAAGAACTGCAAACTACAGATGGGCGGAAGTGACCAATGGGGGAATATTACCACAGGCACTGAATTGATCAGGCGGATGGCAGGTGGCGATGCATTTGCCTTTACCTGTCCCCTATTGACCAAGGCCGATGGCGGAAAATTTGGCAAAACGGAACGGGGCAATGTTTGGCTTGACCCCAAACGCACCTCTCCTTACCAGTTCTACCAGTTCTGGCTCAATGCTTCCGATGAGGACGCCAAAAAATGGATCAGGATATTTACCTTCCTTGGAAAGGATGAGATCGCACAACTGGTAGCTGACCATGAGGCAGCACCCCACCAAAGGACCCTGCAAAAGAAACTGGCTGAGGAGATCACTACATTTGTCCATGGCCGTGAGGAATATGATTTTGCCATCAAGGCCAGCGAGATCCTTTTTGGCAATGCTACCACTGAAGTGCTACAATCCCTCAATGAGGACCAGCTCCTCCAGGTAATGGAAGGTGTTCCGGCACATGATTTTCCCCATGAGAAATTACAGTCCGGTATTGATATCGTTTCCTTCCTGGCAGAATCAGGTATATTCCCCAGCAAAGGGGAAGCCCGTAAGACCGTTCAAAGCGGCGGGGTTGCCATCAACAAGTCGAAAGTTGAGGGAATTGAAACCATGGTAACTGCCGAACAATTGCTGAATAACAAATACCTGCTCATCCAGAAAGGAAAGAAGAATTACTTCCTGGTAAAGACAGTTTAA
- the rfbB gene encoding dTDP-glucose 4,6-dehydratase — translation MTKNFERSILVTGGAGFIGSHVVRLLVNKYPGYRIVNLDALTYAGNLENLKDIEGAANYVFEKGDIADEQLVGSLFNTYAFDGVIHLAAESHVDRSILDPLQFVRTNVLGTVVLLNVAKKAWQGNYEGKRFYHVSTDEVYGSLGEEGFFTETTAYDPRSPYSASKASSDHFVMAYHHTYHLPVVISNCSNNYGSHHFPEKLIPLMINNIRNNKPLPVYGKGENIRDWLWVEDHARAIDLIYHKGKDGEKYNVGGFNEWKNIDLVHLLCRIMDRKLGREEGASAKLITYVTDRPGHDLRYAIDATKLNTELGWQPSLQFEEGLEKTVDWYLQNQEWVDHVTSGDYQSYYETQYHKR, via the coding sequence ATGACGAAAAATTTTGAAAGATCAATCCTGGTTACCGGTGGAGCCGGTTTTATTGGCTCCCATGTGGTAAGGCTGTTGGTCAATAAATACCCTGGATACAGGATCGTGAATCTTGATGCCCTGACCTATGCTGGCAACCTTGAGAACCTTAAGGATATTGAAGGTGCAGCTAATTATGTATTTGAGAAAGGGGATATTGCCGATGAGCAATTAGTAGGGAGCCTGTTCAATACCTATGCTTTTGATGGGGTGATCCACCTTGCAGCAGAAAGTCACGTCGATCGGAGTATACTTGACCCCCTTCAGTTTGTCAGGACCAATGTACTGGGTACGGTAGTGCTGCTAAATGTTGCTAAAAAAGCATGGCAAGGTAATTATGAAGGGAAACGTTTTTACCATGTTTCTACCGATGAAGTTTATGGGTCACTTGGCGAAGAAGGATTCTTCACAGAAACTACCGCATACGACCCCAGGTCTCCTTATTCGGCTTCCAAGGCTTCCTCTGACCATTTTGTAATGGCCTATCACCATACCTATCATTTGCCCGTAGTGATCAGCAATTGTTCCAATAACTATGGTTCCCATCATTTTCCTGAAAAGTTGATCCCCCTGATGATCAATAATATCAGGAATAATAAACCTTTACCGGTTTATGGAAAGGGCGAGAATATCAGGGACTGGTTGTGGGTGGAAGATCATGCCAGGGCAATTGACCTGATCTACCATAAAGGGAAAGATGGCGAAAAGTATAATGTGGGAGGGTTCAATGAGTGGAAGAATATTGATCTCGTTCACTTATTGTGCAGGATCATGGATAGGAAACTAGGAAGGGAAGAGGGGGCATCTGCAAAATTGATCACCTATGTCACCGATAGGCCAGGGCACGACCTTAGGTATGCCATCGATGCCACAAAACTCAATACTGAACTGGGTTGGCAGCCTTCCCTACAATTTGAGGAAGGGTTGGAGAAGACGGTTGATTGGTACCTCCAGAACCAGGAATGGGTTGATCATGTCACTTCCGGTGATTACCAAAGCTATTATGAAACGCAATACCACAAACGCTAA
- the rfbC gene encoding dTDP-4-dehydrorhamnose 3,5-epimerase, with protein sequence MAFVETGFPRLLIYEPKIFGDDRGYFFESYNERTFRDNGIEIKFVQDNQARSTYGVVRGLHYQQPPYAQTKLIRVLEGVILDVVVDCRNGSPTFGKVFSLELSAANKKQLLVPKGFAHGYSVLSPTAEVIYKCDEFYNRESEGGVMYNDPFLAIDWGIQPPEMILSEKDKVLPLFHAIEQPFTFEG encoded by the coding sequence ATGGCATTCGTTGAAACAGGATTTCCCAGGTTACTTATTTATGAACCAAAGATATTTGGGGATGATCGTGGTTATTTTTTCGAATCCTACAATGAAAGAACTTTCAGGGATAATGGCATTGAAATAAAGTTTGTACAGGATAACCAAGCCAGGTCAACCTATGGCGTGGTAAGGGGCTTGCATTACCAGCAACCACCCTATGCCCAAACCAAACTCATTAGGGTCCTGGAAGGGGTGATCCTTGATGTGGTAGTGGATTGCAGGAATGGCTCCCCAACATTTGGCAAAGTCTTCAGCCTTGAATTGAGCGCTGCTAATAAGAAGCAATTACTGGTACCCAAGGGGTTTGCCCATGGGTATTCGGTTTTATCCCCTACTGCGGAAGTAATATATAAATGCGACGAATTCTATAATAGGGAAAGTGAAGGAGGGGTGATGTACAATGACCCATTTCTTGCCATAGATTGGGGAATCCAACCACCAGAGATGATCCTTTCTGAAAAGGATAAAGTACTGCCTTTATTCCATGCTATAGAACAACCCTTTACTTTTGAAGGATGA
- a CDS encoding SPFH domain-containing protein, with protein MIGLLSFLIAFLIIAVILKVFQKSQYFNEEGRFQAKALWRPLLCALLALLIATINPVDIQRIDAGHVGIKVSNVGDNRGVGKTEYVTGWVFYNSWISRIYEFPIHQQHIDYEEATIVTKGGFIATIKPSFNYSINPGNVADMFQNLRVGVKEMEQGWLKNAIVGSVNDVANRYTVDSIFNHREEFELAIINECNKRVAKWFNVSQLRTNIVPPKEISESIIAKTRAIQEVQVAENQRQVAVAEAERKIAEARGDSAQAVIQAAGRAEAIKKEQMALTPLYIDYIKIQKWSGQVPSTVAGGNSGFMIQLPKEKGNE; from the coding sequence ATGATCGGACTGCTATCCTTCCTTATTGCTTTTCTCATCATTGCCGTAATCCTGAAAGTTTTCCAAAAGAGCCAGTACTTTAATGAAGAAGGGAGATTTCAGGCAAAGGCACTCTGGCGACCTTTGTTATGCGCTTTGCTTGCACTGCTTATTGCGACCATTAACCCGGTCGATATCCAGCGCATCGATGCGGGTCATGTTGGTATCAAGGTGAGTAATGTAGGCGATAACCGGGGAGTTGGTAAAACAGAATATGTGACCGGTTGGGTATTTTACAATTCCTGGATCTCAAGGATATACGAATTCCCCATCCATCAACAGCACATTGATTACGAAGAGGCGACAATTGTTACCAAAGGTGGATTCATTGCAACCATTAAACCATCTTTCAATTATTCGATCAACCCCGGCAATGTTGCCGACATGTTCCAAAACTTGCGGGTAGGTGTCAAGGAAATGGAGCAAGGCTGGTTAAAAAATGCTATCGTAGGTTCCGTCAATGATGTTGCCAACAGGTATACGGTAGACTCCATATTCAACCATCGTGAGGAATTTGAACTGGCGATAATCAATGAATGCAATAAGCGGGTGGCCAAATGGTTCAATGTTTCGCAGCTAAGGACCAACATTGTTCCCCCCAAGGAGATCTCAGAATCCATTATTGCGAAAACGAGGGCTATCCAGGAAGTACAGGTAGCCGAGAACCAACGGCAGGTTGCAGTTGCTGAAGCCGAGCGGAAGATCGCGGAAGCCAGGGGTGACTCAGCCCAGGCTGTAATCCAGGCGGCAGGTCGGGCAGAGGCTATCAAAAAAGAGCAGATGGCATTAACGCCGCTTTATATTGATTATATCAAGATACAAAAATGGTCGGGACAGGTACCCAGTACCGTTGCGGGAGGAAACAGCGGATTTATGATCCAATTGCCAAAAGAAAAAGGAAATGAATGA
- a CDS encoding parallel beta-helix domain-containing protein, which produces MKRLACICFTLLGILPACFAQMDVQKKLMAQFIDADNNSVIELPEGSFTLNASLWLDGKKGVTIRGKGMDKTILNFNGQLSGAEGIKVTNGSNITIEDLTVQDTKGDAIKTQLVDGITFRKVKAEWTRGANEKNGGYGLYPVQCSKVLIEQCEARGASDAGIYVGQSREIIVRNCRATENVAGIEIENSLYAEVYDNEATNNTGGILIFDLPDLTVKKGGFTKVYNNHVHHNNHKNFAPKGNIVGKVPQGTGIMVLATNNVEVYNNRIINNITTGTAIISYYITENPIKDSSYYPYPSNIFIHDNQYEREHTKATMKGRMGKLYHFKLKFGKNVPHIIYDGIQDEKTKGQQILCIRNNTNASFANIDAANNFRNISREMKPYDCELKISTTSN; this is translated from the coding sequence ATGAAACGCCTTGCCTGTATTTGCTTTACCCTGCTGGGTATCCTACCTGCCTGTTTTGCCCAGATGGACGTCCAAAAAAAACTCATGGCCCAGTTCATTGATGCGGACAATAATAGCGTCATTGAGTTACCCGAAGGCAGTTTTACCCTTAACGCTTCCCTTTGGCTGGATGGCAAAAAGGGTGTTACCATCAGGGGAAAAGGTATGGATAAAACGATCCTGAATTTTAACGGACAGCTATCAGGAGCGGAAGGGATAAAAGTCACCAATGGATCCAATATCACCATTGAAGATTTGACTGTCCAGGACACGAAAGGCGATGCCATCAAGACACAGTTGGTTGACGGAATTACCTTCAGGAAGGTAAAGGCCGAATGGACAAGGGGCGCTAACGAAAAGAATGGCGGGTATGGTTTATACCCTGTACAATGCAGTAAAGTACTCATCGAGCAATGTGAGGCAAGGGGAGCAAGCGATGCCGGCATTTACGTAGGTCAATCAAGGGAGATCATTGTCAGGAATTGCAGGGCGACGGAGAACGTTGCGGGTATCGAGATCGAGAATTCCTTATATGCTGAGGTATATGACAATGAAGCGACCAACAACACAGGCGGCATCCTGATCTTTGACTTGCCTGACCTGACAGTAAAGAAGGGCGGCTTCACCAAAGTGTACAACAACCATGTGCATCATAATAACCACAAGAACTTTGCTCCCAAAGGCAATATTGTAGGAAAGGTTCCCCAAGGTACAGGGATCATGGTTTTAGCAACCAACAATGTTGAGGTCTACAACAACAGGATCATCAATAACATTACTACCGGCACTGCGATCATCAGCTATTATATCACAGAGAACCCAATTAAGGACAGCTCGTATTACCCTTATCCTTCCAATATTTTCATCCATGACAACCAATACGAAAGGGAACATACCAAGGCCACGATGAAAGGGAGGATGGGGAAATTGTACCATTTCAAATTAAAGTTTGGCAAGAACGTCCCTCACATCATTTACGATGGCATACAGGATGAGAAGACAAAGGGTCAACAAATACTTTGCATCCGCAACAATACCAACGCAAGTTTTGCGAATATTGATGCCGCCAATAATTTCAGGAATATCAGCAGGGAAATGAAGCCCTATGACTGTGAGCTCAAAATAAGTACAACTTCCAATTAA
- a CDS encoding aminotransferase class V-fold PLP-dependent enzyme, translated as MNNSGRRKFLSGLGKLGLGTMGALVMQKAWARNLDSTLDKYNGFDAGQLAGEEEFWNAIQQAYTVSPSIINLNNGGVSPSPKVVQDAMKRYHDLSNEGPSYFMWRILDQGREPVRANLARMAGCSPEEIAIQRNASEALETVIFGLPLKAGDEVVVSKQDYPNMINAWKQRELRDGIKLVWIDLDLPSEDSEYLAGAYIKAFGPRTKLVHITHIINWNGQILPVRKIADAAHARGIEVLVDGAHSFAQFRFTVPELGADYFGTSLHKWLSACIGTGFLYVRKEKISGLYPLFGAPDAKSADIRKFENLGTRPFFIEQAIAQAIEFQEMIGAERKEQRLHYLKNYWMGKVKGIPGVKIGTSMKPEFGCALGLVSVAGAKPSELEQYLFNKYKIHTVGIEWENIIGVRITPHVYTNTRQLDILVQGITEFAKMKR; from the coding sequence ATGAATAATTCCGGCCGAAGAAAATTCCTTTCCGGATTGGGAAAACTGGGACTGGGTACTATGGGCGCCCTTGTAATGCAGAAAGCCTGGGCAAGGAACCTGGATAGTACTTTGGATAAGTATAATGGCTTTGATGCCGGGCAACTCGCGGGGGAAGAAGAGTTCTGGAATGCCATCCAGCAGGCTTATACCGTTTCTCCTTCCATCATTAACCTGAATAATGGCGGTGTCAGTCCTTCCCCCAAAGTGGTGCAGGATGCGATGAAACGCTATCACGACCTCAGCAATGAAGGGCCTAGTTATTTCATGTGGCGGATCCTTGACCAGGGAAGGGAGCCGGTAAGGGCCAACCTTGCCAGGATGGCCGGTTGTAGTCCTGAGGAGATCGCCATCCAACGCAATGCCTCCGAAGCCCTGGAAACCGTGATCTTTGGATTGCCCTTGAAGGCAGGGGATGAAGTTGTAGTGAGTAAACAGGATTACCCCAATATGATCAATGCCTGGAAGCAGCGGGAATTAAGGGACGGGATCAAATTGGTTTGGATTGACCTTGATCTGCCCTCTGAAGACAGTGAATACCTTGCAGGGGCCTATATCAAGGCTTTTGGTCCAAGGACCAAACTGGTGCATATAACCCATATCATCAATTGGAATGGACAGATATTGCCGGTTCGGAAAATTGCAGATGCTGCCCATGCCAGGGGTATCGAAGTGTTGGTGGATGGTGCGCATAGTTTTGCACAATTCAGGTTTACCGTGCCGGAACTTGGTGCCGATTATTTTGGGACGAGTTTACACAAATGGCTAAGCGCTTGTATTGGAACCGGCTTCTTATATGTCCGGAAGGAGAAGATCAGTGGGTTATACCCGCTATTCGGCGCACCCGATGCTAAAAGTGCTGATATCCGGAAATTTGAGAACCTTGGTACCCGGCCCTTCTTTATTGAGCAGGCTATAGCCCAGGCGATCGAATTCCAGGAAATGATTGGTGCCGAAAGAAAGGAACAACGGCTGCATTACCTTAAGAATTACTGGATGGGAAAAGTAAAGGGGATACCTGGTGTCAAGATCGGCACTTCAATGAAGCCAGAGTTCGGTTGCGCATTAGGGTTAGTATCTGTAGCAGGGGCCAAACCTTCAGAGTTGGAGCAGTACCTCTTTAACAAATACAAGATCCATACTGTTGGGATCGAATGGGAGAATATCATTGGGGTTCGCATCACCCCTCACGTTTATACCAACACCCGGCAATTGGATATCCTCGTCCAAGGAATAACTGAATTTGCGAAAATGAAGCGGTGA
- a CDS encoding UDP-glucuronic acid decarboxylase family protein, whose amino-acid sequence MSRKRVLITGAAGFLGSHLCDRFIKEGFHVIGMDNLITGDLRNIEHLFKLEHFEFYHHDVSKFIHVPGELHYILHFASPASPIDYLKIPIQTLKVGALGTHNCLGLAKVKKARILVASTSEVYGDPLVHPQTEDYWGNVNPVGPRGVYDEAKRFMESITMAYHTYHGVETRIVRIFNTYGPRMRLNDGRALPAFIGQALRGEDLTVFGDGSQTRSFCYVDDLIEGIYRLLMSDYAYPVNVGNPDEISLKDFAEEIIKLTGTTQKIVYKPLPQDDPKQRQPDITRAKELLGWEPKVSRAEGVKVTYEYFKSLPKEELYKLPKDFNKK is encoded by the coding sequence ATGAGTAGGAAAAGAGTATTGATCACAGGTGCTGCCGGATTTTTAGGTTCGCATTTATGTGATCGTTTCATAAAGGAAGGATTTCATGTAATCGGCATGGATAACCTGATAACAGGTGATTTGCGCAATATCGAACACCTGTTCAAACTGGAGCATTTCGAGTTCTATCATCATGATGTCAGCAAATTCATCCATGTTCCGGGTGAATTGCACTATATCCTTCATTTTGCTTCACCGGCCAGCCCCATCGATTACCTCAAGATACCCATCCAGACCCTTAAGGTGGGGGCCTTGGGAACACACAATTGCCTAGGCCTGGCGAAGGTTAAAAAGGCAAGGATACTGGTAGCTTCCACTTCTGAAGTTTATGGGGACCCATTGGTGCACCCTCAAACTGAGGATTATTGGGGAAATGTAAACCCTGTTGGGCCCCGCGGCGTTTATGACGAGGCCAAGCGATTCATGGAATCCATTACCATGGCCTACCATACCTACCACGGGGTAGAGACAAGGATCGTGAGGATATTCAACACCTATGGCCCCAGGATGCGCCTGAATGACGGTCGCGCCCTGCCAGCTTTCATTGGCCAGGCACTCAGGGGGGAAGACCTTACTGTTTTCGGGGACGGTTCCCAAACCCGTTCCTTCTGCTATGTTGATGACCTGATCGAAGGAATTTATCGCTTGCTAATGAGTGATTATGCCTATCCGGTCAATGTGGGTAACCCTGACGAGATATCCCTTAAGGACTTTGCCGAGGAGATCATTAAGCTTACCGGTACAACACAGAAGATCGTTTACAAGCCGCTTCCGCAGGATGATCCCAAGCAACGCCAGCCCGATATAACCAGGGCAAAGGAATTGCTGGGCTGGGAACCAAAGGTGAGCAGGGCAGAGGGGGTGAAGGTTACATACGAATACTTCAAATCATTGCCTAAGGAGGAGTTGTACAAGTTGCCTAAGGACTTTAATAAAAAGTAG